In Paenibacillus guangzhouensis, a single window of DNA contains:
- a CDS encoding phytanoyl-CoA dioxygenase family protein — translation MTTIRADYSEWVQKFNDDGFLLLKGVLSEDKVRRLNAAIDGILDDEPESLAYNIYNSVERHDEIASLIEEPTVLPLIVQLLGYNIQLHISHLTVRKPNPGDAPTATNSFINWHQDGPLPQFPNIGGLTATYYIKVCYILSDMSEPNRGNTKIIPKSHNRAYRPESENVREMLSDEIQICGDPGDVFIFPQNLWHSGAPNHSTLTRRQLFLGYSPIWIRPIDYKVPSERLLKDASPIRKQLLGMISDNPFNYYVPDDSMVPLKEWSW, via the coding sequence TTGACGACGATAAGAGCAGATTATTCGGAATGGGTCCAGAAGTTTAATGACGATGGTTTTCTATTGCTGAAGGGTGTATTAAGCGAAGATAAGGTAAGACGGTTAAATGCTGCGATAGACGGCATATTGGATGACGAGCCTGAATCCCTTGCTTACAATATTTATAACAGCGTTGAACGTCATGATGAAATTGCCTCTCTGATCGAAGAACCAACGGTGCTGCCGCTTATCGTTCAATTGCTCGGCTATAATATTCAATTGCATATCTCGCATCTGACTGTTCGGAAGCCCAATCCAGGGGATGCACCGACAGCGACGAATAGTTTCATTAATTGGCATCAAGACGGACCGCTCCCTCAGTTCCCCAACATTGGAGGGCTAACGGCAACGTACTACATTAAAGTCTGCTATATCTTAAGCGATATGTCTGAACCGAACCGTGGCAATACGAAAATCATCCCCAAATCGCATAACCGCGCGTACCGACCTGAATCGGAAAATGTGAGGGAGATGCTATCGGATGAAATTCAGATTTGCGGTGACCCAGGAGATGTATTTATCTTTCCTCAAAATTTATGGCATTCGGGTGCACCGAACCATTCCACATTAACTAGACGTCAGTTGTTCCTTGGCTATAGCCCCATTTGGATACGCCCCATTGATTATAAGGTCCCTTCGGAACGACTGCTGAAGGATGCCAGCCCCATTCGTAAACAGCTCCTAGGTATGATTAGCGACAATCCATTTAACTATTATGTACCTGACGATTCGATGGTGCCATTGAAGGAATGGTCATGGTAA
- a CDS encoding tryptophan RNA-binding attenuation protein, whose amino-acid sequence MSVVIATDDLELPCPHCDGKKHVIVNHHEELCPKCDGKGVILTALGQTLLHFIKKHA is encoded by the coding sequence ATGTCAGTAGTCATTGCGACAGATGATTTAGAACTTCCTTGCCCCCATTGTGACGGTAAAAAACATGTAATCGTTAATCATCATGAGGAACTGTGTCCAAAATGCGATGGCAAGGGTGTTATATTAACCGCATTAGGGCAAACATTACTTCATTTTATAAAAAAACATGCCTAG
- a CDS encoding GerAB/ArcD/ProY family transporter — MAETLKISTRQFTILATLITIGDNILVLPAIPALEANRDAWISAIVGLVIGLIFVSLFVTAGKLNYKLSLIEHIREVFGRWVSIPIALLFIGYITLSISAHLREVGDFAVSQIMPDTPIEAVHILFLLLIIMGVRLGLETFTRVSEIFFPWFILLFIIFIVSLIPAIDLHKIQPVFDHGIKPILRGSIACTAFPFLELVTLMMIFPNVNNEKDIRSGMMIGTLIGGMILVVFIGLTILVLGAEPAARNTYPSYDLAKRINIGNFFQRVEAILALMWIITTYFKMTLFSYVLHRSVAQLFQLKDFRMLLFPIGMIIIFLSQVIAPNIAYYNNFSSKYWPYMDLTFSMFFPLALIVGYALRKNAHPKLR, encoded by the coding sequence ATGGCCGAAACGCTCAAAATCAGTACACGCCAATTTACAATATTAGCTACGCTTATCACCATAGGTGACAACATTCTCGTACTGCCTGCAATTCCAGCATTAGAGGCTAACCGAGACGCCTGGATATCAGCCATTGTGGGTTTGGTGATTGGGTTAATCTTTGTATCTTTGTTCGTTACTGCAGGAAAGTTAAATTATAAATTGTCTCTGATTGAGCATATACGAGAAGTTTTTGGGCGATGGGTTAGTATCCCGATTGCACTGCTATTTATAGGCTATATAACGCTGTCTATCAGTGCACATCTCAGAGAAGTCGGAGATTTTGCGGTTTCCCAAATTATGCCGGATACGCCGATTGAAGCCGTCCATATTTTATTTCTACTGTTGATTATTATGGGCGTGCGATTAGGTCTAGAGACATTTACTCGTGTGTCTGAGATCTTTTTTCCTTGGTTCATTCTTCTCTTTATCATATTTATCGTTTCACTTATTCCAGCAATCGATCTGCATAAAATACAGCCGGTTTTCGATCATGGTATCAAACCAATTCTACGCGGATCTATCGCATGTACGGCATTTCCCTTCTTGGAGCTTGTCACATTAATGATGATATTTCCGAACGTAAATAATGAAAAAGATATTCGTTCGGGCATGATGATCGGCACGTTAATCGGAGGGATGATCCTTGTCGTGTTCATAGGACTAACGATTCTCGTTCTCGGTGCGGAGCCAGCAGCGAGAAATACATACCCAAGTTACGATCTTGCGAAACGAATCAATATCGGTAATTTTTTTCAAAGGGTTGAGGCGATTTTAGCCCTAATGTGGATCATAACAACCTATTTTAAAATGACATTGTTTTCCTATGTGCTTCATCGAAGTGTAGCGCAATTGTTCCAGCTGAAAGATTTCAGGATGCTGTTGTTCCCAATAGGTATGATCATTATCTTCCTCTCTCAGGTGATTGCTCCCAATATCGCCTATTACAACAATTTTTCCTCTAAATACTGGCCGTATATGGATTTAACATTTAGTATGTTCTTTCCTTTGGCATTGATTGTTGGATATGCACTTCGAAAAAATGCTCATCCCAAATTGCGCTAA